The following coding sequences are from one Mugil cephalus isolate CIBA_MC_2020 chromosome 9, CIBA_Mcephalus_1.1, whole genome shotgun sequence window:
- the usp16 gene encoding ubiquitin carboxyl-terminal hydrolase 16, translating to MGKKRAKDKSSKEDDDIELMVPSCRHIKKGTDQTLLKKLSANSDWTSCQDCKNEENKENISTTVPEDPEEEKDTAALWMCLKCGHKGCGRNSENKHAIKHYETPRSDPHCLVVSLDNWSVWCYICDDEVQYSRTGQLAQLVTNLKKQTSEEPIKRPQKRVKEDDLVEAEQKTETLKTEENDSKENKENEDQKKEKKNTKKDAVGKSQKSSTPEEKCGVSVKGLSNLGNTCFFNAVIQNLSQTQLLRETLNKVTEEKTHLNIKPDVSSDLEPVVVQLDQPGSLTLAMCQLLNEIQETKKSVVTPRELFTQVCKKAARFKGFQQQDSQELLRYLLDGMRAEELKRVSSGVMDALKQSRKGTDEEKLKTLVKEYEKNGFPKNFIDQVFGGELTSTIMCQQCKTVSVVTEMFLDLSLPVSDEAYRKKNQKKMVQKTSESSEDGRNSPALTSGNEDVPTGTGSKYQQKKAKKQAKKQAKHQKRQQKFESRVTLDRLTSPSHTEGEQMDVSADAKDMENGDAEAHEEASVTEQNPAPASVSEQDQETTDTLPVEEEKEEDEDSVTDCDSSAVSNRFNVLSDEQETPQKDEDACDETSNRDHEGEGDTELVDEMQKVSLDDAFVEESDAMEQGAESGDEILDEKEYTVINRDPELAFHTLATRTTPEKQECSVQSCLFQFTEVETLTQNNSLLCVTCTKRQLKKEKAGGTKKNVYTDALKQMLISSPPPVLTLHLKRFQQNGYSICKVNRHVQFPFILDLAPFCAVKCKNMAEGDTQLLYSLYGIVEHSGTMRSGHYTAYVKARPDCPKPLSNGLAAQGAEPPKGSWFHVSDTSVQPVSESKVQSCQAYLLFYERIL from the exons AGGACGATGACATCGAGCTAATGG TCCCGTCCTGTAGACACATTAAGAAGGGAACAGACCAAACTCTTCTAAAGAAACTTTCTGCTAATTCTGACTGGACCAGTTGTCAGGATTGTaagaatgaagaaaacaaggaaaacatcAGCACCACTGTGCCTGAGGAccctgaagaggaaaaagacacagcagcGTTGTGGATGTGCTTGAAATGTGGACATAAA GGATGTGGACGAAATTCTGAGAACAAGCATGCCATCAAACATTATGAAACTCCTCGGTCAGATCCACATTGCCTCGTGGTCAGCTTGGACAACTGGAGTGTGTG GTGTTACATATGCGATGATGAAGTCCAGTACTCCAGAACGGGGCAATTGGCTCAGCTGGTGACcaatctgaaaaaacaaacctctGAAGAGCCCATAAAGAGACCACAGAAAA GAGTGAAGGAAGACGACTTGGTGGAAGCTGAACAGAAGACAGAGACActaaaaacagaggaaaatgaCAGCAAggagaacaaagaaaatgaggatcaaaagaaagaaaagaaaaacaccaagaAAGACGCTGTTGGGAAATCACAAAAGTCCAGCACACCTGAAGAAAAATGTGGTGTTTCTGTAAAAGGCCTGAGCAACCTGGGAAACACCTGTTTCTTTAATGCGGTCATTCAG AATCTCTCTCAAACTCAGCTTTTAAGAGAGACTCTCAACAAAGTGACCGAAGAGAAAACACATCTCAACATTAAACCTGATGTCTCGTCGGATCTG GAGCCTGTTGTCGTGCAGTTAGACCAGCCTGGATCCCTGACTTTAGCTATGTGTCAACTGCTTAATGAAATCCAGGAAACCAAGAAGAGTGTGGTAACACCGCGGGAGCTGTTCACACAAGTTTGTAAAAA GGCTGCCAGGTTCAAAGGATTCCAGCAGCAGGATAGTCAGGAGCTGCTGCGCTACCTCCTGGATGGGATGCGGGCTGAGGAGCTCAAA AGAGTAAGCTCAGGGGTAATGGATGCTCTGAAACAGTCTAGAAAAGGCACAGATGAAGAGAAGCTGAAAACGCTGGTAAAAG AGTACGAAAAAAATGGATTCCCAAAAAACTTTATCGACCAAGTCTTTGGTGGGGAATTGACCAGCACTATAATGTGTCAGCAGTGTAAAACG GTGTCTGTAGTCACAGAGATGTTTTTGGATCTTTCCCTTCCCGTGTCTGATGAG GCATACAGaaagaagaaccaaaaaaagATGGTTCAGAAGACCAGTGAGTCGAGCGAGGACGGCAGAAACAGCCCCGCGTTGACCAGCGGTAATGAGGACGTTCCCACCGGGACTGGCAGCAAGTATCAGCAGAAGAAAGCCAAGAAGCAGGCAAAGAAGCAAGCAAAG CATCAGAAAAGGCAACAGAAGTTTGAGAGCAGGGTAACTCTGGACCGCCTCACGTCTCCAAGCCACACGGAAGGCGAACAGATGGATGTTTCTGCAGATGCAAAGGACATGGAAAACGGTGACGCTGAAGCACATGAAGAAGCCAGTGTGACTGAGCAAAACCCTGCACCAGCGAGTGTGTCTGAACAGGACCAGGAGACCACTGACACACTCCCGGTcgaagaggaaaaggaagaagacgAGGATTCGGTGACTGACTGTGACTCATCGGCAGTCAGCAACCGTTTTAACGTCTTGTCGGACGAACAGGAAACTCCTCAGAAGGACGAAGACGCATGTGATGAAACTTCCAACAGGGATCACGAAGGAGAGGGGGACACAGAGCTTGTAGATGAGATGCAGAAAGTGTCCCTGGACGATGCCTTTGTGGAAGAGTCTGATGCTATGGAACAAGGCGCGGAGAGTGGAGATGAAATACTAGATGAGAAAGAGTACACAGTAATAAACCGAGACCCAGAGCTGGCCTTCCACACGCTGGCTACCAGGACAACCCCGGAGAAACAGGAGTGTTCGGTGCAGTCGTGCCTTTTTCAGTTCACAGAAGTGGAAACGCTCACACAGAACAACAGCTTACTATGTGTCACTTGTACTAAGCGGcagctgaagaaagaaaaagctggag gAACCAAGAAAAACGTCTATACGGACGCCTTGAAGCAAATGTTGATTTCATCTCCCCCACCGGTTCTTACCCTTCATTTGAAGAGATTTCAGCag AACGGATACAGTATTTGTAAAGTGAACAGACACGTCCAGTTCCCCTTCATTCTGGATCTAGCTCCTTTTTGTGCGGTTAAATGCAAG AACATGGCGGAGGGGGATACTCAGCTTTTGTACAGTTTGTACGGCATTGTCGAGCACAGTGGGACCATGAGGTCGGGTCATTACACAGCCTATGTGAAAGCACGACCTGACTGTCCTAAACCGTTATCAAATGGACTTGCAGCACAAG GAGCGGAGCCACCCAAAGGATCATGGTTCCACGTCAGCGACACAAGTGTTCAGCCCGTGAGCGAGAGTAAAGTCCAGAGCTGTCAAGCCTACCTCCTCTTCTACGAAAGAATCCTCTAA